A window of Candidatus Methylomirabilis tolerans genomic DNA:
GGGGTTGAGTGGGCTCAGCCAGCGAGTAAAGATTTAGAAAACATCATAGACTATATCTCCCAAGATAATATTGATACCGCTATTACCATCTTCGAGAAAATAAAATCGAAATGTAGCGCATTGAATCA
This region includes:
- a CDS encoding type II toxin-antitoxin system RelE/ParE family toxin, whose translation is MKRFGVEWAQPASKDLENIIDYISQDNIDTAITIFEKIKSKCSALN